The Lysobacter luteus genome contains the following window.
CCCGCGCGGGACGCGGGCTGATCGCCTGCGCCGCGTTCGTGGCAGCGGTGCTGGCGTTCGGATCGGTCGCGGCCGAACCGGACACTCCCGCTGGGAACCAGCGGCTGGATTCCGTCGTGTCGATGGTGGATAGCGACAGGTTCAAGGCGGCCGAAACCGCGATCGACGCCGCACTTGCCGACCCGGCACTCACTGTCGCTGACCGCGATGCGCTGCTGTTCCAACGCGAGCGCATGCGTCGCATCCTGATCGACTTCCGGCTCGACGAGGCCGAAGTGCTCTCCCGGCTGCGCAAGGCGATCCCCGACCTGGGCGACGCGGAGTTCGCCCGCTGGAAGGCGGCCAACCTGATTGAACACCGGGTGATCGACGGGCGCACGCTGTATTTCGCGCGCGCGGTGCCCAACCTGTTCCGCCTCAGCCCTGAAGCGGCCGCGCGCCGCGCCGATCCGGCACCCTTCAGCGAAGGGCCGATGGAGTCTCCCAATGCCCACCACGCGGCTGTCGTCGAGGCCGCCCGCGAGACGGGGCAGGCCAGCGTGCTGCCGCGGCGGGTGCAGGTCACCCAGTCGATCACGGTCGACGCGGACGCGGTGCCCGCCGGCGAGACGGTCCGGGCGTGGATCCCGTTTCCGCGCGACATCCCCGGCCAGCAGCAGGACATCCGCCTGCTTGGAAGCATCCCGGCAGAAGCCACCGTCGCACCTGAGCCGACCGCGCAACGTACCGTTTACATGGAACAGGTGGCTCGCGCGGGCGAGCCGACCGAGTTCTCCATCGACTACGAACTGACGCTGTTGGCCCAGCGCCACGCCATCGACCCGGACAAGGTGGTCCCGGCCCCGGCGACCGCCGAGCTGGCCGCGCACCTGGGCGAGCGCCCGCCGCACATCGTGTTCACCCCGGCGCTGCGTGCGTTCTCCGAGAAGTTCGTTAACGGCGAGACCAACCCGTACCGGATCGCGCAGAAGCTGTTCGCCGCGGTCGACGACATTCCTTGGGCCGGTGCGCGCGAGTACTCGACGATCACCAACATCAGCGACTACGCGCTGCACGCCGGCCACGCCGACTGCGGCCAGCAGACGCTGCTGCTGATGGCATTGCTGCGCCTCAACGGCATCCCGGCGCGCTGGCAGTCGGGCATGGTCTATTCCGAAGGCGACTACTGGAACCTGCACGACTGGGGCTGGATGTACCTGGCGCCGTACGGCTGGGTGCCGATGGACGTGACCACCGGCCGGTTCGAAGGCGCGACCGCCGACAGTGGTGCCGACCTGGAATGGTTCTACCTGGGTGGCCTGGATGCTTACCGGATCGCCTTCAACGATGACTACGGCACCGGGTTTGTCCCGGCCAAGCAGCATTTCCGTTCCGAGACCGTCGACTCCCAGCGGGGCGAGGTCGAGTGGGACGGCGGCAACCTGTACTTCGACCAGTGGGACTACGACTTCGAAGCACGGATCCTGCCCGACACCGCCAGGACGGCGCGCAGCAACGACTGAATCACTTCGATCAATCCACGCGACGGCCCTGCCAAGCGCAGGCCGATCACCGACCAGAACGCCGGAGGGGGCATGAAGAACAGGAACCTGCACAGAAGCGCGCTTTCGATCGCCATGGGGCTCTGCCTCGCGGCACTGACGCCGGTGGCGATGGCCCAGGACGGCGCGGTGGTGGGCGTGTCCGAGGCGGGCGCCCAGGTCACCGTGCGCAATCCCCAGACCGGCTTCAGCCGCACGGTCACCGCCGATGCCAGCGGCAACTACCGGTTCTCGTACCTGCCGGTGGGAACGTACGAGTTGCAGGCCAGCGCCAATGGCGAGCCCGTCGGCGAACCGGTGCAGGTGCGCGTCGGCCTCGGCAGTGCGACCTACGTCGGCGCCAGCGACGACGTCACCAGCCTCGGCGCGGTGCAGGTGATCGGGTCGCGGGTCATCAATGCGGTCGACGTCAGTTCCACCGAATCGGCCACCAACGTCACCGCCGAACAGATCGAGCGGCTGCCGGTCGAGCGCAACGTCAGCTCGGTGGCACTGCTGGCGCCGGGCGTGGCCGGTGGCAGCGCCGGCTTCGGCGGCATCTCGTTCGGCGGCTCGTCCGTGGCGGAGAACGCGTTCTACGTCAACGGCCTCAACGTTACCGACTTCTATAACCGCATCGGCTTCTCCGAGGCGCCGTTCGACTTCTACGAGGAGTTCCAGGTCAAGACCGGCGGCTACTCGGTCGAGTTCGGCCGGACCACCGGCGGTGTCGTCAACGCGGTCGCCAAGTCGGGCACCAACGAGTTCCATTCCGGCGGCAAGGTCGTACTCGGCCCGCGCGAGTGGGAGTCTTCCCGGCGCGACAGCTACTTCGAGGGCGAGCGCTACCTCACCCGCAGCCACGACACCACCGACTCGACCCGGATGAACATCTGGGCCTCTGGGCCGCTGGTGCAGGACCGCCTGTTCTTCTTCGCGATGTACGAAGGCCGCCAGGTCGAGCCCGAGAGCACCAACAACGTCGGCACCAGCTTCACCCGCGGGACCTCCGACGACGGGTTCTGGGGCGCGACCATGGACTGGCAGGTCACCGACAACAACCTGCTCAGCCTGATGGCGTTCTCCAACGAGAACCGCCTCGACAGCAGCACCTACGCCTACGACTTCGACACCGATGAGATCGGCGACAAGATCAGCGACCGCTACACCGAGGCGGGCGGCACCAACTGGGCGCTGACCTGGACGTCCTACCTCACCGACAACCTGTCGATGAAGGTCCTGCACGGCCAGACCGAGCGCAAGGACATCGGCGCGTCGCCCAACGACGCCACCTGCAACTTCGTCTCCGCCGGCACCGGCGTGCCGGATCCCGGTGTGCCGCTGGGCTGCACCAGCAACCTCAGCATCTACGACCGGCTCGACGAGCGCGAGCAGACGCGCGTGGACTTCGAATGGTCGCTGGGCGACCACCGCCTCCGCTTCGGCCTGGACCGCGAGAGCAACACCTCCGACCTCAGCCAGGCCTATTCGGGCCCGGGCGGCATCCAGTACGGCGTCACCGCGACCACGCCCGGCGCGCAGATCCCCGACGCGGGCATCGTCCCGGACGGTTACTTCGCCTACGTCCGTGCGCGCCAGTACGAGATCTTCGGCAACTTCGAGTCGACCAACAACGCGTGGTACATCGAGGACAACTGGTCGGTCACCGACGACCTGGTGCTCAACATGGGCATCCGCAACGAGGCCTTCGACAACAAGGACGGCCTGGGCGCGACCTACATCGAGATGGACGACATGTGGTCGCCGCGGCTTGGCTTCTCGTGGGACGTCCGTGGCGACGGCACCACCAAGCTGTTCGGCAACGTCGGCCGCTACTTCCTGCCGGTCGCCAACGTCATCAACATCAAGCAGGGTGGCGCGCTGCTCGACGCGCGGACGTTCTACGGCTTCGAGGGCTGGGAGATCCGCGAGCACAACGGGGTTGAGTACGCGTTCCCGATCCTTGGCGAGCAGTTCGGCTTCGACAACAGCCAGGGTGACGGCACCGTCGGTGACCTGCGCGCCGAGGTCGACGCCGACATGGACCAGGTCTACCAGGACGAGCTGATCCTCGGCTTCCAGCAGCAGCTCAGCCAGGCGTGGTCGTGGGGCGTGCGCGGCATCTACCGCAAGCTCAACAACGCCATCGACGACATCAACATCACCGCCACGCATTGCGGGCGGGTCGGCAGCAGCTGGGTGATGGCCAACCCGGGCGAGGAGCTGACGATCTGGGGCGACACCGACTGCGACGGCGTCGATGACGGTTACCTCACCATCGACACCGCGCAGGCGGGGTACTGGACCGAGGCCGACAACTACGTCTACACCGACGGCGAATGGGAGTACGTCGACTCCACGCCGACCGGCCAGCGCGGCTGGGTCAAGCCGCGGCGCACCTACAAGGCGCTGGAGTTCCAGGTCGACCGCGCGTGGGACGAGAAGTGGATGTTCAATGGCTCGTACACGCTGTCGTGGAACGAGGGCAACGCCGAGGGGCCGGTCAACACCGATACCAACTTCGGCGATACCGGTCGCACCGAGAACTTCGACGACCCGTTCGTCAACCTCGACGGCTACGGCCCGCTGGCCAACGACCACCGCCACCAGATCAAGCTCCGCGGCACCTACGCGGTGACCGACAACTGGCGCGTGGGCGCCACGGTCGATGCCAAGTCCGGCGGCCCGATCACCGCGTTCGGTGTCGGCAACCCGTACAACTGGAAGAGCTACCACAGCTACTACCTGTGCGTTGAGAACTGCACCCGTCCGACCGATGCCGAGGAAGGCGATACCTGGAGCACCGCAGACCGCGTGTTCGAGCACTCGCCCCGCGGAGACGCCGGCCGGATGCCGTGGACCGTTGATATCGGCGCGAGCGTGACCTACCAGCGCTCGTTCGGCCTGGCCGACTTCCAGGCCAAGCTGGCGGTCTACAACCTGCTCAACGACCAGAAGCCGATCTGGGTCTACCAGGAGCTTGAGCCCGGCGTCGGCAGCCGCGACCCGTACTTCGGCCAGGAGCGCTTCCTGCAGTCCCCGCGCTATGCACAGCTGACGCTGTCCCTGTCGTACTGAGCCTCACCCCCTTGGCGGCCTGCAGCGGCGGGCCGCCATCTTTTTTCGCGGGCAACGGCCACGTGGCCGGTCCGCCCAGGAGGCCGAGCCTGCGATGAGACCGTTCCTTCCGTTGTGCGCACTCGCGCTGGCGTTGTCATGCGATGCCCGGGCTGCCGACCCGTTGACCATCGACACCCACGTCGACATCCCGGCCGACTACATGCGCGACGCGCGCTTCGACGTCGGCACCGACACCGCGCTGAAGGTGGACCTGGGCAAGATGGAGCGCGGCGGCCTCGATGCGGCCTTCTTCGTGATCTACGTCGAGCAGGGCCCGCGCACGCCGGAGGGTTACACCGAGGCGATCGCACAGGCGGAGCGCAAGTACTCGGCCATTGAGACGATGCTCGAGCGCTACCCCGACCGGATCCGGCTGGCCACGACGCCGGCGCAGGTGCGCGCCAACCACGCGGCCGGCGTGCTGTCGGCCATGATCGGGATCGAGAACGGCTACTCGCTCGGCCTCGACATCGGCAATCTCGACGCCGCCTACCGTCGGGGCGCGCGTTATATCGGACTCACCCACACCGGTCACAACGACCTGTGCACGAGTTCCGGTGCCCGACCGGAGTTCGGCGATGTTCCAGCGGGCGACGTTGGCCTGAGCCCATTCGGGCGCGAGGTGGTGCGGCGCGCGAACGCGTTGGGGATGATGGTCGACGTCTCGCATGCGTCGGATGCGTGCGTGCGCGACGTTCTGGCGTTGTCCGCGGCCCCCGTGATTGCATCGCACTCCTCGGCGCGGGCACTGGCCGACCATCCGCGCAACCTCGATGACTCCCTGCTGCGCGCGATCGGCGCGCAGGGCGGGGTGGTGCAGGTGGTCGCCTACACCTACTTCCTGAAGCTCGACCCGGCCCGCGAAGCGGCCGAGGCGGCACTGCAGGCGCAGGTCGCGCGCGAAGCCGGGGCTGACGGGTTCGACAGCGAGCTGCACGAGCACCTGCCGGCATACGTTGCCGGCGTGGCGCGGATCGAACAGGAGCACCCGATCGCCACGCTGGAAGACTATCTGGACCACATCGAGCACGTGGTGGATGTTGCGGGGATCGACCACGTCGGGATTGCGTCGGACTTCGACGGCGGAGGTGGCATCACCGGGTGGATGGATGCTACCGAGACCGCCAACGTCACCGACGGCCTGCGTCGACGTGGTTTCGACGACACGCAGATCGCGCAGCTGTGGGGCGGCAACCTGCTGCGCGTCTGGCAGCAGGCCGCCGACCTCGGCCAGGCCCGCGGCGCGATGGGGTTCTATGACCGCGTGGTCGACGACGTGATGGCGCACTACGACCTGCCCGGGCTGGCGCTGGGCGTGATCGAGAACGGCGAAGTGGTCTACCGCGGCACCCGCGGCGAGACCGTCGCCGGTTCCGGCGAAGCGGTGGATGCGGACACACTGTTCAAGATCGCATCCAACACCAAGGCGATGACCGCCGCGGTGCTCGCGCGGCTGGTCAACGCCGGCAAGCTGGCGTGGGACGACCCGGTGGTCAAGCACCTGCCGCAGTTCCGCATGCACGACGCGTGGGTCACCCGCGAGATCCAGGTACGGGACCTGCTGATCCACAACGCCGGCCTGCGCGAAGGCGCCGGCGACCTGATGTTGTGGCCCGAGCCGAACCACTTCACCCGCGACGACATCCTCGCCGGCCTGGCGCACCTCCAGCCGCAGCAGAGTTTCCGTTCGGGTTACGCGTACGACAACCTGCTTTACGTGGTCGCCGGCGAAGTGGCCGCCGCGGCCGGCGGCGCTTCGTACGAGGAGCTGGTGCGACGCGAGGTGTTCGCGCCGCTGGGCCTGACGCGATGTCGCGTGGGTGCGTTCGACCGGGAAGCCACCGGCAACGTGGCCCAGCCGCATACCCGTGTCGATGCGGGCAACGTGGCCATGCGGCTCGACCCGCCCCAGGTCCCGGCCATCACGTCGGCGGCCGCCGGGGGCATCCGCTGCAGCCTCGACGACATGCTGGCGTGGGCCGGCAACTGGCTGGCGCCGACGCCTGCGCATCTGGCGTGGCTGCCGGCGGAGCAACGCCTGCCACTGTGGACGGCGCATACGCCGATGCCGGTCTCCCAGCGACGCCGCGATTGGGACGACACCCACTTTTACGCCTACGGCTATGGCTGGCGCCTGGCCGATGTCGACGGGGAGTGGAGCGTGTCGCACACCGGCACGCTGGGTGGCATGTATTCGCAGTTGCACCTGCTGCCTGACCTCGACAGCGGCTTCGTGTTCATGATCAACGGCGATGCCGACGAGGCGCGCACGGTGCTGAACCAGGTGCTGGTCGAACACCTGACGCCGGATGG
Protein-coding sequences here:
- a CDS encoding membrane dipeptidase, translated to MRPFLPLCALALALSCDARAADPLTIDTHVDIPADYMRDARFDVGTDTALKVDLGKMERGGLDAAFFVIYVEQGPRTPEGYTEAIAQAERKYSAIETMLERYPDRIRLATTPAQVRANHAAGVLSAMIGIENGYSLGLDIGNLDAAYRRGARYIGLTHTGHNDLCTSSGARPEFGDVPAGDVGLSPFGREVVRRANALGMMVDVSHASDACVRDVLALSAAPVIASHSSARALADHPRNLDDSLLRAIGAQGGVVQVVAYTYFLKLDPAREAAEAALQAQVAREAGADGFDSELHEHLPAYVAGVARIEQEHPIATLEDYLDHIEHVVDVAGIDHVGIASDFDGGGGITGWMDATETANVTDGLRRRGFDDTQIAQLWGGNLLRVWQQAADLGQARGAMGFYDRVVDDVMAHYDLPGLALGVIENGEVVYRGTRGETVAGSGEAVDADTLFKIASNTKAMTAAVLARLVNAGKLAWDDPVVKHLPQFRMHDAWVTREIQVRDLLIHNAGLREGAGDLMLWPEPNHFTRDDILAGLAHLQPQQSFRSGYAYDNLLYVVAGEVAAAAGGASYEELVRREVFAPLGLTRCRVGAFDREATGNVAQPHTRVDAGNVAMRLDPPQVPAITSAAAGGIRCSLDDMLAWAGNWLAPTPAHLAWLPAEQRLPLWTAHTPMPVSQRRRDWDDTHFYAYGYGWRLADVDGEWSVSHTGTLGGMYSQLHLLPDLDSGFVFMINGDADEARTVLNQVLVEHLTPDGEGRDLGAVVAALQARQSGADAAAVVPDTSSRQPASAAGMAPWLGTWRDPWFGDVTICAVDDRVAFRSAKSPRLSGDLMRVGDRYLVDWHADHAEAWADFSQEAGIRRLGMAKVDPDADFSYDYEDLAFVRTGDCAGPSASGG
- a CDS encoding transglutaminase-like domain-containing protein; its protein translation is MVDSDRFKAAETAIDAALADPALTVADRDALLFQRERMRRILIDFRLDEAEVLSRLRKAIPDLGDAEFARWKAANLIEHRVIDGRTLYFARAVPNLFRLSPEAAARRADPAPFSEGPMESPNAHHAAVVEAARETGQASVLPRRVQVTQSITVDADAVPAGETVRAWIPFPRDIPGQQQDIRLLGSIPAEATVAPEPTAQRTVYMEQVARAGEPTEFSIDYELTLLAQRHAIDPDKVVPAPATAELAAHLGERPPHIVFTPALRAFSEKFVNGETNPYRIAQKLFAAVDDIPWAGAREYSTITNISDYALHAGHADCGQQTLLLMALLRLNGIPARWQSGMVYSEGDYWNLHDWGWMYLAPYGWVPMDVTTGRFEGATADSGADLEWFYLGGLDAYRIAFNDDYGTGFVPAKQHFRSETVDSQRGEVEWDGGNLYFDQWDYDFEARILPDTARTARSND
- a CDS encoding TonB-dependent receptor, with the translated sequence MKNRNLHRSALSIAMGLCLAALTPVAMAQDGAVVGVSEAGAQVTVRNPQTGFSRTVTADASGNYRFSYLPVGTYELQASANGEPVGEPVQVRVGLGSATYVGASDDVTSLGAVQVIGSRVINAVDVSSTESATNVTAEQIERLPVERNVSSVALLAPGVAGGSAGFGGISFGGSSVAENAFYVNGLNVTDFYNRIGFSEAPFDFYEEFQVKTGGYSVEFGRTTGGVVNAVAKSGTNEFHSGGKVVLGPREWESSRRDSYFEGERYLTRSHDTTDSTRMNIWASGPLVQDRLFFFAMYEGRQVEPESTNNVGTSFTRGTSDDGFWGATMDWQVTDNNLLSLMAFSNENRLDSSTYAYDFDTDEIGDKISDRYTEAGGTNWALTWTSYLTDNLSMKVLHGQTERKDIGASPNDATCNFVSAGTGVPDPGVPLGCTSNLSIYDRLDEREQTRVDFEWSLGDHRLRFGLDRESNTSDLSQAYSGPGGIQYGVTATTPGAQIPDAGIVPDGYFAYVRARQYEIFGNFESTNNAWYIEDNWSVTDDLVLNMGIRNEAFDNKDGLGATYIEMDDMWSPRLGFSWDVRGDGTTKLFGNVGRYFLPVANVINIKQGGALLDARTFYGFEGWEIREHNGVEYAFPILGEQFGFDNSQGDGTVGDLRAEVDADMDQVYQDELILGFQQQLSQAWSWGVRGIYRKLNNAIDDINITATHCGRVGSSWVMANPGEELTIWGDTDCDGVDDGYLTIDTAQAGYWTEADNYVYTDGEWEYVDSTPTGQRGWVKPRRTYKALEFQVDRAWDEKWMFNGSYTLSWNEGNAEGPVNTDTNFGDTGRTENFDDPFVNLDGYGPLANDHRHQIKLRGTYAVTDNWRVGATVDAKSGGPITAFGVGNPYNWKSYHSYYLCVENCTRPTDAEEGDTWSTADRVFEHSPRGDAGRMPWTVDIGASVTYQRSFGLADFQAKLAVYNLLNDQKPIWVYQELEPGVGSRDPYFGQERFLQSPRYAQLTLSLSY